Within the Rosa rugosa chromosome 2, drRosRugo1.1, whole genome shotgun sequence genome, the region ACAGCCTACTCCACCTGTTGTGGAAGTAGTGGATGCCGTTCGCTTAGCCAAACTGGTTAAGGAGATCAAACAGTTAGGTGCAACCCCATTTGAAGGGGGAGTTGATCATTGGGCAGCTGATCAGTGGCTTGAGAATATGATGAGTTGTTTCGAGATGGTGATTTGCACCGAAACTGAGAAGTGGAAGATTGCTGCTTATCTTCTTCAGGGTGATGCCAGGATATGGTGGGCTGGTCAGCGGAATACAGTGAATATGGCTGCGCTGACTTGGAATGGTTTTGTGGAACTATTCCAGGACATGTACTTCCCTGATGCAGTGAGGGAGCAGATCGAGTTAGATTTCATTTCCCTGGAACAGGGGACTATGACGGTGAGAGAGTATGAAACACGGTTCACTCAGTTATACAAGTTCGTTCCCCAGTTGGATGCCCGAGCCTTGGCTAAAAAGTTTCTGAGGGGACTGACTTACAGGATTAGGGAGATACTGTATCCCCTTCGGTTAGCCACTAAAGGAGAGATCTTTGCTAGTGCCATGGCCCATGAGCAGGCAACCAACATGCGTGTAAGTGAACGAGGGATTATGAGAGAATCCTTGGGGAAAGGGAAGGCGATTGTGGGGAGCAGTGGTTCCAGGGATCATAGAGGTGGGTCGTGGAAGCGACAGAGGACTCATTTCCATCCACAAACCCCTGCTCGGATAACCTATCAGCACCAGACTCCAGCCAGGGCAGCACCGGCCCCACTTAGGGCTGTACCTGTGAGGCAAGTAGCACCAGCTGCACCGGTGAAATGTTACAACTGTGGCGAACGGGGCCATACCTCTAAAGTGTGTACGAAGGCGCAAACCAGACTATGCTTTAGATGTGGCCAGCTGGGACATTTTTCTAAGGAGTGTACTCGACCTCAGGGTGCAGGACAGGGTACTCAACAGAGACATTTGCCTCCAGCACCTGCTAGAGTTTTCGCCATTGGTCAGAGAGGCACTGGGgtggaaggtaccttatctaTCTATAACTATCTTGCTAGAGTACTGTTTGATACGGGAGCCTCCCACTCCTTTATATCTAGTTCAGTTGTGGATGTGTTAGGTTTGATTTCTATGCCTTTTACTAGATCGCTATGTGTTACATCACCTCTCGGTGTGTCTCTTGAGCTTAGGTATTAACGTTGTTTCAACCCTAGGAGTGCTAGTGTTATATAATTAAATTATGAGGCCAGATATTGTTGTGAGGATAAGATTTTGAACTGTGGTGTAGTCAGGGTGAGATATTTGGTGCTTTACTAGTACCAATTGGTGAATTAAGATATGTCTTACGTAGGGGTGGATACTAATCTAGAAAGCTTCAAGGAAACTAGAAGTACGACTGCAGCTGAGCTGGCTAAGGTTTTGAAAGAgcattgggtgaccaaggttcgatcatTGGTGTCGttgttggttgttttttttaaagaaaagtcTACCACATACATTCAGTCTTATTGATTTAGACATTTagttacattacaaaaaaaaaaaaaaaaaaaaaaaagggaactacactatgctaagcctagtcagcagctccggatggattgaggctgagctcaagagaaacgttagagccactgttgtaaccgcctgagccaccagaatagtaaccaaatgcgctaccttcctcggaagtagtcttcgggttaccaaagacgtcctcgccgtgcacggggaacaaaggaagagtttcaacctcctggtgatctcctcctcgttgttgcagggatgtttgtcctcctgttgtgccaaagagttgtactggtattagtgttgaagtgtgaggaagaatatgaaacaaaatttaaatcaagaaatccttcattaccagtagaatcggtggaaccaaagttgagattaatggatctaccgtcatcagtagaactagtggacccaaaattgatgtcaatggatccaccagctggcccaaaattgatgtcgatggatccaccagcaccaatagaaccagtggacccaaaattgagatcaatggatccaccagtaccaggagaactagttcccatgggcacttgagcagcctgattgcacctcttcatctgcttctctcgagccctgacattctggaaccaaaaataaatgttcttgccctcaacatgtccatactggttcagctggagacagatctcgtgaatgtgctctgtagttgggcacttaacacccttgtcgtagtaaagatccttgaggattcttatttgatctggagtaggaatccacctggtacggcttcgccagaaatccatgttggcactacttccggctgcttgggtgtttcctccctcctctgttggttgctgttgttgtagttccatttgttgcggggtttggagctccattagttgcagagttcgtggctcttgggtcatggggtgagaggatgtgaaaatcgaggaatacatggtttagtgtttgagggagattttgttagaaggattggagttgttgaactggtgattggagatctgagattctcagaggaaagatgagatcgaatcttcaaatggaagaaaagatctgagaaagaaggattgaagatttggaggaaaagattgaagatctgagagtgaaaaactggggatttgagaagagaaaggctgaagagttgagagagaaagacttgagctcggaagaaaatttcttttcctttggagtgaacagtttttctccagaatgcacctatttatagaacaaggtgaacagatctccaccgttggatggacgatctctgagattcattctacgcgttggattaaagtcacccgaaaacacggaaaagctgttggcgcgtggagagcgtgtaaggggaccgagggaatctcgaggcgctgtggcagacagctgtagccgaaagcagatttgactgccgtaaatcacggaagggataagccgtgacacaagtgggccgtacttgggcctgtctcggatcaaggcatcactgtagctgtgggtggaggcctgatgggccgagtttcagaaacagttttggacatgatgggccgagtttctgaaacagttttggatgagttgggccggatttctgtaacagttttggatacgttgggctgggtttctgcaacagtcttggatgttttgggccgaattgttgaaacagttggtttaaataaaaggattggtatggataataacgtgagcagccgtgctggagtggttgagtgtaaagttcgtgtacaagaggtctgaggttcgaacctcgcctctcgtttatttttattatgttcgtttatgacataataagtataaaatttgtacacattatattaagcacagcttgtgcccCAGTGGTTAGGGGCAAGTTTTGTGAGCAGCAGGTCAAGGGTTCGAAACCTTGCATCCCattgtatttatttttatgttgcttttgacataataaatataactcGTGGGTTAAATTAATgaaagcagctcttgcttcagtggttgggagcaaaaccttcgtgttcgaggtcgggagttcgaaccttacctcctacaaatatttttggatctcgtatatgtttgatatacggacgcatatacggtatgtacggtatgcatacgtatatacggtttgtacggtatgcatacgtatatacagtttgtacggtatacatatgtatatacggtctatacggtatgcatacatatatacggtatacctacggtatgtacaatttcataccgtagtcgagctgaaagttggtgggccgattggtaggcccaaatgttaagcccaattgttcggcccgaatggtaggcccaaatgttaaacccaaattggttcgggccggttcgaaatgtggatggttcggtttcttcggcccaattggccagccctaatgcttagcccaaggattgagcaagcccaagtcatcgtcactgggtgacatattttattggcgtgcttttggggatgatttgttttgagtgatgcatctctattgttgtgaagaatggtgcatgcttgagttttactatagagatttaccgtgatgctaattgagtagcgaaacactttgtgggagtgtttactgtgcttgtatgccagtacagagtgatgatctaagtgaagatctatgtgatgatctatgtgaggatctatgagatgatccatgtgacgattttgtgtatgtgatgtggagtgttgttgagcagttgttgtgtgagtttacgtttgtgatgaaaggatttagtggccataggaatgtatatttatacaaagagctgaggctttgtagattactacagatttggaaaagatgggagattctatggttaggtcaaccttaatcgagaggaattgacttacgcttaaatttcgggacgaaattcctttaaggggggtagattgtaatacccggttgattacttttaatcaaagcaaaacagTATTGCTTACTTTCATGATTTCGCTGCTTTAACTTTAATGATTATGCTTGGGTTAACTGATTGAGTTGATCTTCATTGGCCGACACTCTCCCTCACtcacaccctctctctctctcactcaaactctcactctctttctcgTCCGAAACCCATTCGAAAACAGAGCACGGCTTCTCcggtctctctctccctccactGGCCACCAAACAGCTTTGGACCACCTCCATTAGCCTCGCCTAGACCTTGCACTGCTGCAGTGGCATCCTTGCACCGCGGCACAACCGGAAACGGCGGCGGAAACACGGTTTCGTTTTAAAACCCGATTGGGTCCAATTGTGATAACTCGAGGTACAGGccatcaatcctcaccaaacttcatcctcgagctcgcctcaacttcctgaagctcc harbors:
- the LOC133730263 gene encoding uncharacterized protein LOC133730263, with the protein product MDRQRGHDVRRRGGGIGGRRERTRPLEEVYLSDAESSFDVQPTPPVVEVVDAVRLAKLVKEIKQLGATPFEGGVDHWAADQWLENMMSCFEMVICTETEKWKIAAYLLQGDARIWWAGQRNTVNMAALTWNGFVELFQDMYFPDAVREQIELDFISLEQGTMTVREYETRFTQLYKFVPQLDARALAKKFLRGLTYRIREILYPLRLATKGEIFASAMAHEQATNMRVSERGIMRESLGKGKAIVGSSGSRDHRGGSWKRQRTHFHPQTPARITYQHQTPARAAPAPLRAVPVRQVAPAAPVKCYNCGERGHTSKVCTKAQTRLCFRCGQLGHFSKECTRPQGAGQGTQQRHLPPAPARVFAIGQRGTGVEGTLSIYNYLARVLFDTGASHSFISSSVVDVLGLISMPFTRSLCVTSPLGVSLELRY